The nucleotide window TACCCAGAATGTGCAGAATTTGGTATTACCTGGACTCTGGGAGATTGAACAGTTATGTTGGTGAAAGCCAGAGAGTGTAATGTCTGGAGAAGATGGCAGCTGATTGTAAAATACAAAgtgaatactggaaatactctggACTGACGACCATCAAGGTTTCGCTCCTGAAACTGCATTCTGTTCTCTGCAGAGATGCTGATTGACTGACTCTGATTTCAGTATTTCTTATTTTGCATTCCAGTGTTTTGCTTTTTCATTTTAAAAGGTCCCTGACTTCCCTACAAGCACTGAATGTTTAGAGGAGCACTGACTGTATCCTTGAAAATAGAGAAGAAATATTGCAGTGGGGCAAGAGAAATTGATTGTAGTTGAaagttggggaggcgatggcctagtgatattatcgctagactattaatccagaaactcagctaatgttctggggacctgtgttcgaatcctgccacagcaagtggtggaacttgaattcaataaaaaaaatctggaattaagaatcaactgatgaccatgaaaacattgtcagaaaactccatctggttcactattgtcctttttagggaaggaaatctgccatccttgcctgatctagcctacatgtggctccagatccatagtaatgtggttgactctcaactgccctcgggcaacttgggatgggcaataaatgctggccagtcaattATGTctctgtcccatgaatgaattttaaaaagttgctTATTGGACTACAAACTTCTATCCTGTCCAGTTCTGTTTGTGGGGATTGTTAAGATTGTATTCTCTTTTTTGGGGATTGTAGAATTGAAAGATTTGCAACAACTCACTATCCCCCCCTTTTAGCCATCCCAAGGTGCTTTTCGTATAATTGATTGCTTTCTCAAAGGCAGTGACTGATATGTCTGCATATATGGCAGCTAACTTCCACAAAAAGCAATTGGATGAATAAATGGTTAGTCTGCTTTTGGTGGTGTCCTTTTGACCAGGACACACAGCTTGCTACTGTTTAACTAGTGCCATGATTTTATTTTTTCACTGAAGGACAGCACAGCACCTCACAACAGTGCAGCTGCTTCTTCACTGCTGTGTTGGTAATGTCAGTGCTAGGTGTGCTCgcgttctggagtgggacttgaacctccaAGCTTCTGATTCTGTGGCAAGTGCACCAGTTGAACCAAGCTGGCGCCAAAGAGCTGCTGAAAGCAAAAGAGTTTGGTATGAATGTTGTGACCAAGCTTTTTAGAAAATGCTTTATCAGAGGAGCTGATCACATAGAAACAGACCGTTGAATCCATCAAGTTGGCTCTGatcaaaacaggaaatgctggaaatactctcgTCTTGAAGCACCTGCGGAGAGACAaacgagttaatgtttcaggtcaatgatctttcgTCACAACTGGCGAATGTCAATTCTGATAAAAGGCCATCAGTTTGAAATATTTACTctatctgcacagatgctgccaggcttgctgagtatttccagcgtttactgttttgatttctgattttcagcattcacATTTGCCTAATTCTGCCCTGGCTTGTTTACTTTTCTATATGGGCTACTATTTGGGGTTTGGCAAGGTAGTAGGGCCTGGAGTATGAACAGGTGAAAGCTGCTGTTAAACTTGCTAGAGACACGCAGAACTGTCTTAAGAATTGAAGTAAGCAAGATTTTTCTTCCTCCCCACCTCTGAGGATGTTGAGGAAATCAAAGTGTAGCAATTTAAGCACACCCCTGGCAGGATAAGTAGACGTTGAGTACTGAGGGCATTAATGGAACGTAGTTTAGAATTAGCAGAAGAATGAATAGGGTTGTATGGTGCGTGGAAGAGACTGATGCAGTGCCCTGGTGAAACTGGGTTAATGGAAAGGAGAAAATGAACATGTAGTGAaatcaggatgtgggcatcactggcaagggtagtagcatttattacccattccttgtTGCTCTTAGGAAGGTGGTGTTGAATTGCTGCCTTGAGTGTCTTGCTgcaagaagaattgaacataaaagtaaggatgttatgtttcagttatacatggcattggtgagaccacatatcAAATACTGCATAGTTTTGATCTGTTTATTTAAGGATGGTtgtaaatacattggaaacagttcagaggaggtttactagataattggaatgagcaggttgccttatgaggatgttaggaaggctgggcttgtttccactagagTTGAGGAGTGACTTGATTAAGTATGAGTTCCTGAGCGGTATTGAAAGGATGATCCCTCTTGTGGATGAGTTCAGAACTTGGTGGTGGcgaactgttttaaaattaagggtCATCCttctaagacagagatgaggaggaatcttttctctctgagggttgtgcgactttgggaGCTCtgtctcagaaggcggtggaagtGTGAATCACTGAATATTTTAAAGACTTGAGGTAGattgattcttgttaggcaagggaattagTGGTTATCGGGTATAGATGGAGAATGTGTAGCTCGAACcacaaagatcagccataatcttattgaacggGCTATTTTTGCTGCTATTTTGTATGTCCTGCTTGGCCATTTGAGAAAACAGTtaagttgaccacattgctgtggatccggaGTCACATACTGTAGGTTCGAAAGgtggatttccttcctgaaaggacatcatTGAAATAGGTTTGTATGGCAATCTGGTAGTTgcttggtcaccattattgatatTGGCTTATGGGGGAATTGGACTAGTGTCTTTGGATCATTAGTCCGGTCCTCTGGATCAGAGAGAGATTCAGTAGCAAAAGTACTACAATACTGTACCCTGTAATACCAGATACCTGTGAACACATGGCAAAAGTGTGTTGGCGAGGTAAGAGAGGGTCATCTGTATTGTGGGATTGCATCCAAGCAAGGGAAAGAAACTTAAAAGTTGCCAAAAGATATGTACTGTGTGGTAAAAGTCATTAGTGTTGATGCCTGGGTATTAGCAGGGAGAGGGATCCTCTCAACAGCAGTCTAATTCAGGATAACTGGTTTTGGTTAGGAAAGACTTTTGTCTTTGATCCAAAAACTCTGAATTCAATACTGTTTAGTAGTTTTGTCTCTGTACAAATCAGACCTGTACAGTTTACATAATGTTAATAGTAGTGTGCACTATAGGTTTGAAATCTGAGCTCTTCAGTGTCTTCCAGATTCCTTGCATGTAAAGGAACACTGTAATTGGCCTTTTTGCTTCTGGGATAAGGAGAGGGCAATGCATGTGCAGGTATTGAGCAAGGAAAGAATTGGGCTTTCCTTAGCACACCCCAGTTGAATAACTGATATGTACATAAGAGCTGTTTGGTGGGATACAAATAGACTGTTGATGCATTAGTGAATTCGCTTGTAAATGGTTTACTGACATCTGATATTTTAAACTTCAAAATTACCTTTTCAGTGTCTTGCTGAAACTGCTATGACCTTTCCAGAGACATGTTTGACTCTGCCATAATGATAACTGATATTTTTAGGGAACATATGCACTTCCTGCAGCGTAGcatggctgtgaggcagtagtaacTGTACGTGCAGACTGGATCCCAGGTGTCAGACTTCATCCTGAAACTAAGCAAAGTGAGAGAGCCCCACTCCATCCATTTTTAGGAGCTTGATTATCCTCTCACTTATCAGTTTGCAATTCAAATTTAAAAGTGGTGATGTGAAGTGTGAATGTACCTGCAGCCAAACATCTTTCTGGGAGAGAAATGATTGCCTTCTTTAGGATAGCTGCAGCGTTTTGCCAACCCCATTGATACAGCTAATGTTGCATCATCCTTGCCGCCCCAATGCCTTtcattttctattttaaaatgGCCATAAATCGAAATGCAATGTGCCTTCTGTCACATCTGCCATGCTTCTAAATCCCACTTCGGTAGGTTTCAGTTTCAATTAACGTATGATTTGTGGTGCACTAAACTGGCATTTGCCTATTCtgctttttccaattttatttggtGGAATTTCTTTTGATTGCTTTCGCTCTGCCTTTGCGTTTACCAGACCTCTTAATATATCTGCAATCCAGTTAATCCACTTAGATTGATCATTACCTTCTTTTGTGTGTATTTCTGCATATGGTTTGGTTTTGGGTGAATATTGTTTCACTGAGGAACTGTGTATGTACTTTTACATGTGTTTGTTTCCTTTCTTACAGGAAATTGATCGACGACTGGAGGCAAAACTAAAGATCCAACAGAAGGAAAAGTAAGAGCTATAACGTTTTTAAAATATCAGTGAAATTGTTTGTTCTTGGCTTTGCTTGATGACTCGATTGGTAGGCACCCCACTCTGTAAAATTGAAGGAAGTCCCTAGTCAGTGCTGCCATAACACATTCAGGAGTTAGAAATCACCGTTTAACTTTTCAAAGCTCATCTACTAATATTCCAAATCTGCCATCACAGCCAACTCTAATCCAAATGTAGTTTTGCCATGATAGCCTCATCTAGATTATTACCGCCTTAATTTATCCATCTTTAAGTAAAGGTCGTCTTCCTAATTTTTTTTTCCTTAACTTAATGTCCTTGACTTTTAAAGTACTGGgtttgaccatccctaattgcccttgataaggtggtggtggACTGCCGCCTTAATCGCTGCGGTCTGTGGCGTAGGCACATCGacggtgctgtcagggagggagttccagtgacagtgaggaacagcgatatagttccaagccaggCTGGTAGCTTGGAGGTGCAACTGTTCCCACTatttgctgcccttatccttctagatagtattgatcatgagtttggaaggtgctggcaaaggagccttggtgagttgctgcagtgcatcttgtagatggtacacactgctgccactgtttgtcggtggtgcaGGAAGTGGATGGAAAACCAATCAcgtaggctgctttgttctggatggtgtcaagcttcttgtgttgttgacaCTGCACTCATCCGGGTTAGTGGAGAGTATTCTgagacactcctgacttgtgctttgtcgatggttggcaggctttggggagtcaggtggtgagttactcgctgcaggagtcCTAACCTCGGATCTGCTCttctagtcacagtatttatgtggctgatccAATTCAGTTTCAGATCAATgggaacccccccgccccccagcatgTTGATAGCAGGGGATTTTAGCAATGTTAATGCTATTaaatgtcatggggtgatggttagattctctcctgttggagacggTCATTGTCTGACTGttgtgtggcgtgaatattacttgccacttgtcgacccaagactggatattgtccaggtgaaGACAGTTTCAACTGAGGTTTTCAAGAAAGAATTGTGATTATCTAAAGAGAAATTTGTAGGgcctgcagggaaaagccaggggattgggactagctgagttgctgttGCAGAGAGTCAGCACAAACACAATGGTCTCCTGTGTTGTGATCGTTCTATGATTTTCCTTTAAATTAAGCTGTGGGTCTTTTGTTCTAAAATGTGGCAGCGTTTAGAGTCTCTACAATTGGCTTCAGTAAATTGCGTTTGGGGAGTGGTGTGAGGGAAGTCAGGGTTGATGCTTTTTCATCATTTATCTCCAGATTCCTGCTGGAATGTGTAACCCAACATTGATGATGGGATTACGCTCAGAGGAAATGTTTCTTCCAGTTATAGCTTTCGATACTTGCAGGTGAAGAATGATTGCTTGAACTTGGTTGTCGTAACCCAGCACTTATCACcaccttttaaggaaggaaagggGTGGAAATTGTATGGAAACGTTTTCTTCGATTGGACAAATTCATGGGCAAGGTTAAGGCAAATAGGCATCTTTACTTTTTCCAGTCTGGAAGTTAGGAAGGGTTGTAGAGGCAGCAATGTTGTCTTCCAATATCTGGACCTACTTCGACAATcaacacaaacaaaaacagattaATAAGACATTTGCTGCTGACAAATTGGCTGTTGTTTTTACCCAATGTCTATGAAATTAATGTGTAAAATTATTCGGAAATTCTGAGGTGATGAGACAAGTGATTTTTGGAGGAATCTGCTGATGTACTGAACAATCGACCATGCATCATGTGGTGCAAGGTGCATTGAGGCAGGGTATTTAGTGGTACACGTATAAGTTAGCTTAGAAGAATTGTATTTTTGAACTAACATTGCAGTCAGTAACATGGGAAGGTAATAACGCTTGCATCCCTGCTGTGCCTTGTAAACTGAGTCAGGCACTCTTTCTGGTGGGATGTGAAAGTGCATGGCAAAACATTAGCCATAGTATTGGCAATAGTTCACAGCAGAAATATGATGTCTGACTTCAGAACAATTGTGAGAACAGGGGAATTTTTAAGTTTTTAATTTATGCTTCAAAAAACTTGCTGGGGATTTCTAATCCTGCTGGTTATCCAATGATCAGCTCCACATCTGTTATGAATGAGTGCTTTTCGAGCTCTTCTGTTTGGAGGAGAATGTGCCAATATTGACAAGATTCCTGTTCCCACTTCCAAAAGATGGTAGTCCAGTACAATTGCAAAAAATTATTATTGGTACATAGCAACAGAAATAAAAGTTAaggtttatcagtcacaagtaggcttacattcgcactgtaatgaagttactgtgcaaatcccctagtcaccacactgcggcgcctgttcaggtacactgaaggagaatttggcatggccaattcacctaacctgcacatttttggagtgtgggaggaaaccggagcacctggaggaaacccatgtagacacagggagaacgtgcagactccgcacagacagtgacccaagccggaaatcaaacccggatccctggcactgtgaggcagcagtgctaaccactaacatGCAGAAATCTGACAGGTGATCCTAAGTTGAAAATTAGTTCTATAAATGGGACAGGAGAGAGAATCAGGCGTGGCTATTCTTTTTCTTTTCAGTAACTTTAGAGGTGGGAAGATTGGGCTGAGGTAAAGATGTGGAAATCATGCATCCAGGAATCTGGATTACTTTGTGCTGAAAGTATTCCAGTAAGTGCTAtgcagtgacccgaggtgggTAATCACTTGTTCTTTTGGAGTAGATGTGTACAACTGCAGGTAAGTCACTGAGTTGTACCATCCAAATAAGGAAAGTGACCTCCATAACATATTATATCAAGACAGTTATTTGCAATCTATACTCACTGTTGGGTACCAGATCTGCACCCAAGGTTTActatgaagtcagactagatcccaacaatttttctcttttggcataaatgtgaggaagtaTGTTTTGCTCCAGGCATACTTCTACTGATAAACTAGGGCATGTTTACCAAAACAAACTTTAATTAACAACACtgtttaattataacaaatgaatcagcttaacctttaacagttgaacaatacttaaaatgaaaggaaatgattctaatttctaacttatgacTATATCAATTCCAATGAAGCAATATTTATCTCATAGGCgtaaaacacaggcatacttgctttaactTTTGTTAATAGTTCTGGTGCtttcagagagaaagaaaatgagtTTCAGCAGCTTACAGAAGATATTTAAGTTCAAGCAATTCTCAGCCGGAACTCCACTTTAAAACTGGTTAGCAAATCCAGGCATACGTGCTTTGACTTGGGTTAACAGCCCTAGAActttccgagagagagagagactcttctTTCTACCagctccaggcagcaactgccttttgtttaaaatgaaaatgaagctGATTCTCTGCTACAAGTGTAGCTCTTCCCATTAACCTAATTTACCTCCCATTACTTAAGGTAAAAACCCCCATTAGGCCTTCTGCTGCTAAATAAAGTTACATGGCTAAAATGGGTAATTAGCCTGCTTTCTCAGAATCTGCTACATTCCTTCCCAGACAAACTGACTTACTAgaaaaacactgcctcttaaagcagtatccccttaaacataaaatatataatTAGAACAGTAGCATCACATCACCCATCCATCAAAAATATCTTGAATGATAGAAGAGCTAGAATGTCAGTCTGTACTTTGCCAGCAATACAAGAGAAATTAAAAAGAATGTTGGGATTATGCAGCACAAAGAGCAATTAAACTTTGATCTCCCCCCTTATTCAAGCAATGGAGCTTGTGGATTTGATCAAAAGGACATTGTTTTGTTCTCTATTTTGCAGTGTGACAGCCCTTTCTtttaccggcacggtagcacagtggttagcactgctgcttcacagctccagggacctgggttcgattcctggctcgggtcactgtctgtgtggagtttgcacattctcctcatgtctgcgtgggtttcctccaggtgctccggtttcctcccacagtccaaagatgtgcgggttaggttgattggctatactaaaattgccccttagtgtcctgagatgcgtaggttagagggattagtgggtaaatatgtagggatatggggctagggcctgggtgggattgtggtcggtgcagactcgatgggccaaatggcctctctgtgctgtagggtttctaagattctaagaatgaTAGTGTATCTTCCAGCTTACCATGAGTTTGACTCTGGGAGCTCCTACATTGCAAAGTACAGCCTGTTTGTTCCCCAGCAGCAAACCACTTTTAATCATAAGGTTTCACTAAGGTCTGTAACCAGTTGAAACAAGTGATCGATCACTTATGACTCCACTTCCTTTATCTCTTCTGCCATGCACTTAATGACTGCTACCAATAATTGAGATAATTATTTGAGACCACATGGTTttgggtagggagtgtatttacTAAGATTCACAAGCTATTACAGTTTTATGGGACAGGCTGCATGGAGCAACGTATTGTTACCCATCTGGCGTTATAACAGTGAAGATGAAGAAATGCTAGTAATCTGTGGTTGGAGGTGTATTAAATATGGTCTAGAAGCTGCTACTTCACTTGGATGAGCCATTGAACAGGTCTGCTTGTTTTGTTATGGCAGTTTTAAAAAGAAACCAGTCCCCTACTTTGTTAGTCTAGCCTGACAAGAAGAGTGGGTTGACACTCTTGTGGGAAGCCAGCAGTGCACTATGTCATCACTTCACAACTCTGCATTGCTGCTGCCATTCTTTCTCATCACGTCTTTTATTCAAGTTCTGCCATAGTCTCTTCCTGATCTATCTTCCAGTTGGATGTTGCCTCATGTTTTTGTGTTTGACAAAGCATTTAGGGGGAGTGGCATTCCTGAAGGTCTGTCATAGTGTTTTTATATTTAAACAGGAAATCAAAACTGGCGCCTAAAGTTCCCATCGTCATACAGGATGACCTCCATCCAACACCCTGCACCCCACAGATCCGCATTCTAAAGAGACCGACGAGTAACGGAGTGGTCAGCACGCCGAACTCTGCGACAAGACCACCTCCACAAGTCAAGTCACTGGCGCAGAGAGAAGCAGAATACGCAGAAGCACGGAAACGTATCCTGGGGAGTGCAAGtcctgaagaagaagacgataaAGCTAATACAGACAGGTAAATGACAAGTCAAGGGATTTCTCATCTGCCAAAGTTCCACTTTTGATTTATTTACATAACTGACTCGAATTGAGAGTAGCAGCCATTTAGTCATCCACTGGGTATGGATTTACCAATGTCACACTAAACTATACTTGCTGTAATCGATTTAATGGCAAATGATGATTATGCTATCTTGTTTACACCTCCTCcagaccatttttaaaaaatttaattgtCCCATTACAATCTCCTTTTGACTTGCACCATCATCTCATTTGACATTTAATATCTTCTGCCTTCCATTCCATCACAGGCCTTTCTTTCTGTTCTCCCAGCCTTATCATCCTCTAAACCTGTCCCTGTACTTAAAATCAGTCACACCCCTTgactttttccagttctggggGAAGGTCATTAACTCGAGGCTCTAATTCCATTAttttcgctctctcgctctccagaTGCTACCTGATACACTACATTGTTTGCAATATTTTCTGTTTCACTTATtctagatttccaacatctgcagtacctTTCCTCTGGCTTACTGTTGAATTGTTGGGGCAGAGCCTTTCCACTATGGTCAGACATATATGATTAGTCAGTTATTTAGAGATGTCTGCGGGGAAACCGACTATAGGTTTCTAGCAGATCTCCTTTAAGAAGATGGCTTTTTATGCATTCTAGTTTTGTTACAAGTAAACAATTGCAAGATTTGTATACTGGACAGTATTTATATCTGAACCCAAGACCACCAATGAGTGATCAGTGCCACTGAAGCACCGAGGATAAGTGAAACTTGTAATAGTTCTAATTGTTTGCTATTGACCACTGATGAAAAGTGTacaaacaaaaaaacagaattaaaTTTGCCTGTAATGCTCTAGAATCAAACAGCCTGCCAGTATTTGCTCATCCTgggtgtctgaattctgagagtAATTTCTGGCCAGAGATTCATTGCTTCCAATGAATTTATATACAACGGTGCCACTTGTCCCATCTCTCAAAGTAACTCCAGTGGGGAAACATTTCCATCCTTTTTCACCAATGGGACCTAATAGCACAAAGGACCTGAGCAGTGGAATTCAATTTAGAATGCCACAAGTACTCTTCCTTTGTAACATTCACGCTTGGAATGGGAAGCTTAATCCATCTCGTTGTCACATTGGGGATGGGTGTGAGGAAGAGTTCGGGTCAAATTAAAAGATTTATTATTTGAGATAACCTGTTTTTtcatgattcaagaaggcatccCAACTCCTAGACATATCTAACCCCGCTTACTGCTCAACTTAGCCGCAGAAGGAGATTTTAATTCATTTTAGGCAGTCACTTATTTTGAAGATGTTGATTGGAAGAAACTTGAAGGATCCTCCCGTCCAGGTAGCAAATTTCACCTACATAATAGAATTTTGCTGAAGTTTCATATGGCCTTTCATTTTTATGCATGTTGAAACTATGGATAaaaagggtgtgactgcaaggTTCACATTCTTTCAAAGTTTTATTAGCTTGAGAAACCTCTCAATCACTATCTCCTAGTGCTTATTTCCTGATTTCAAAGCTTTCCAATGGACCAGTTCCCACAGGTATATTTAACAGGTTCATGTCAAATAGTTTGAGAGAGAATGGGGTTTTTAGATGTTTTGGAGTATATTGTAAGAAGGTGCTTGTGTAAATTTAATAAagctttttattattcattcatgggacatgggcattgctggctggccagcatttattgcccatccctagttgcccttgggagggcagttgagagtcaaccatattgctgtggctctggggccacatgtaaggacagcagatttccttccctaaaggacattagtgaatcagattgttttttccgacaatcgacaatggttccatggtcatcagtagattcttaatttctgttttttttaattgaattcatattccaccatctactgtggtgggattcgaacccgggtccccagaacattagctgagtttctggattaatcacctagcgataatatcactaggccattgcctccccagctgCGTAAAGGTTACAAGAGACAGGTTTTCTGGGAGGTTTAAGATGTGAAAGGTTTGTGCATTTGTAATAAGATATGGTGGATTTGAGGTACAAGAGGTTGGATCTAACATTTGCATTTTTTGATAAGTTGAGGGTTTTTTTGAAAATCAAAGAAGTCAGAGGTGACCAGAAGCATTTTGCAACTTGCACGTTTTTCATGAGTAAACAGAAGGAAGTATATTACATTTTAATTGCCCTGAAAGCTGAGACAAAATAGAAATACAAGAGATTTTATCTTTTGGAAGGATTTGAGTTTGAGTTGTAAGAACAATGGAACCTAAGATGAGAGTGGGAGAAAAGCTATTTTGGAATTACTGTGGGGAACTTTGTTAGCTGTGTGGGAAAGATGAAGTTGCAGTTTGAATCATCCATCCAGCCAAGCCAGAAAAGTCTTAAGTTGCAAAAAACAGTCTTGTTTCTGAAGGCTTCCTGGATTTCCGCATCAGTGAAAGAAAGGTCATGTGGTACACCTTATTAAAATGGCAGCAGCTTTACCTTTGGTAACATTACTGAATATTTATAGTTAAACATCTGTACGGGAGTATTGCCTGGGAGATGTTTGCATGTGGGTCTGACCAAGTACGGAGCCTTTTGGGCAGAATGTTTTGTAAACTAATT belongs to Mustelus asterias chromosome 22, sMusAst1.hap1.1, whole genome shotgun sequence and includes:
- the szrd1 gene encoding SUZ RNA-binding domain-containing, with the protein product MRDAVACRHPGAVSGACVFLAGGVLRLRTEDCTRAPCGRGRVSREAKMEDEEIADNWEEAADSGEIDRRLEAKLKIQQKEKKSKLAPKVPIVIQDDLHPTPCTPQIRILKRPTSNGVVSTPNSATRPPPQVKSLAQREAEYAEARKRILGSASPEEEDDKANTDRPTRITQLEETRQQSCVIRQPLGPDGTQGFKQRR